A window of Ranitomeya variabilis isolate aRanVar5 chromosome 2, aRanVar5.hap1, whole genome shotgun sequence contains these coding sequences:
- the NUMBL gene encoding numb-like protein gives MNKLRQSLRRKKPTYVPEASRPHQWGADEEAVRRGKCSFPVRYLGHVEVEESRGMHVCEDAVKKLKLLGKKSVKAILWVSADGLRVVDDKTKDLIVDQTIEKVSFCAPDRNFDKAFSYICRDGTTRRWICHCFMALKDSGERLSHAVGCAFAACLERKQKREKECGVTASFDASRTSFAREGSFRVTSGSQQTEREDAMKQAQEKKKAEAVQPQPINPPSIPALPVQPECSSPLQGQSAPAEKGDSGGQHAIPRRHAPLEQLVRQGSFRGFPALSQKNSPFKRQLSLRLNELPSTLQRKTNFQDKSQVPEMDPAGPPDPDGITDLCNQINNSFTNKPPEDPFINGNGTMTPPNVAARQTAQNLPGWTDQAMTTTAPSNFQMGHRRTPSEAERWLEEVAKAAKAQQQQQQQLQEPMPQPMVAVPMAVPPAVQAYPVSYEATPAPLGMFIAPHMQSAYVPVGSYTSSMANSMSYPAPSVPVVGITPSQMVANVFCSATQVPSSNLASKTNPFPQNMLHSSTTSVPNPAPSQPSGPKSNGTANGTWPPDPSQLRLASTAQEVDQFEAQWAALESKSQQRMANPFSNELQKTFQIEL, from the exons ATGAACAAGCTGCGGCAGAGCCTACGGAGGAAAAAGCCTACGTACGTCCCGGAGGCCAGCCGACCCCACCAGTGGGGGGCCGACGAGGAGGCGGTGAGGAGGGGGAAATGCAGCTTCCCTGTGAGG TACCTGGGACACGTAGAGGTAGAGGAGTCGCGTGGCATGCACGTGTGCGAAGACGCTGTGAAGAAACTGAAATTG CTTGGCAAGAAGTCCGTAAAAGCCATTTTGTGGGTTTCCGCTGATGGACTACGGGTCGTGGACGATAAGACGAAG GACCTTATAGTAGACCAGACCATTGAAAAGGTTTCATTCTGCGCACCGGACCGCAACTTTGACAAAGCCTTCTCTTATATATGTCGGGACGGAACGACACGGCGCTGGATCTGTCACTGCTTTATGGCTTTGAAAGATTCG GGGGAGCGCCTGAGCCATGCCGTGGGCTGTGCATTTGCCGCCTGCCTTGAGCGGAAGCAGAAACGAGAGAAGGAGTGTGGCGTCACTGCTTCATTTGATGCCAGCCGTACCAGCTTTGCCCGGGAGGGATCGTTTCGTGTCACTTCAGGATCCCAACAAACTGAACGAGAAGATGCGATGAAgcaggcgcaggagaagaagaaag CTGAAGCCGTTCAGCCCCAGCCCATCAATCCGCCATCCATCCCGGCGCTGCCAGTCCAGCCGGAGTGTTCTTCTCCGCTACAAGGTCAGTCAGCTCCGGCGGAGAAGGGGGATTCTGGTGGGCAGCATGCAATCCCCCGCAGACACGCTCCCTTGGAACAGCTTGTCAGACAGGGATCTTTCCGAGGGTTCCCTGCTCTGAGCCAGAAGAACTCGCCCTTCAAGAGACAGTTATCCCTGAGGCTGAACGAGCTCCCGTCCACCTTACAGCGCAAAACCAACTTCCAGGACAAAAGCCAAG TCCCAGAAATGGATCCTGCAGGACCTCCGGATCCAGATGGAATTACTGATCTATGCAACCAAATCAATAACTCCTTCACTAACAAACCACCAGAAGACCCCTTTATCAATGGAAACGGAACGATGACCCCTCCTAATGTGGCAGCACGGCAGACGGCACAAA ACCTCCCTGGATGGACAGATCAAGCCATGACCACCACAGCCCCCTCTAACTTCCAGATGGGTCATCGCCGAACCCCATCTGAGGCCGAGCGATGGCTGGAGGAGGTAGCAAAAGCCGCCAAAGcccaacagcagcagcaacaacagctacAAGAGCCCATGCCTCAACCCATGGTGGCTGTGCCCATGGCAGTACCACCTGCTGTGCAGGCATATCCCGTCTCGTACGAAGCCACCCCTGCTCCTCTTGGCATGTTTATTGCTCCTCACATGCAGTCAGCCTATGTACCAGTAGGTAGTTATACTTCATCTATGGCAAATAGCATGTCATACCCTGCTCCAAGTGTGCCAGTGGTGGGTATTACTCCATCTCAGATGGTGGCTAATGTTTTCTGCTCGGCCACCCAAGTACCATCATCCAACCTGGCAAGTAAAACCAACCCATTCCCACAGAACATGCTGCACTCTTCAACCACAAGTGTCCCGAATCCTGCCCCATCACAGCCATCCGGACCAAAGTCAAATGGCACTGCCAATGGCACATGGCCCCCAGATCCTAGCCAGCTGAGATTGGCCTCCACGGCACAGGAAGTGGACCAGTTTGAAGCTCAGTGGGCAGCGCTTGAATCCAAGTCTCAGCAACGTATGGCCAACCCTTTCTCCAACGAACTTCAGAAAACTTTCCAGATAGAATTGTAG